The proteins below are encoded in one region of Brassica napus cultivar Da-Ae chromosome A6, Da-Ae, whole genome shotgun sequence:
- the LOC106399242 gene encoding uncharacterized protein LOC106399242, which translates to MGEGKGSTLVFVLVIALCLVAFGFSIAAERRRSIGKSIQDPITNATYCVYSSDVATGYGVGAFLFLLSSESLLMGVTKCMCFGRPLSPGSDRAWSIIYFISSWMTFLVAEACLIAGATKNAYHTKYLSAQAFSCESLRKGIFIAGAVFTVATMILNVYYYFHFTKSVSSPPTHKANRSGSNIGMAGGYA; encoded by the exons ATGGGAGAAGGGAAAGGCTCTACTCTTGTTTTCGTCCTCGTCATCGCCCTCTGTTTAGTCGCCTTCGGCTTCTCCATCGCCGCCGAACGCCGCCGGAGCATT GGAAAAAGTATACAAGACCCAATAACAAATGCAACGTACTGCGTTTATAGCTCTGATGTAGCCACTGGTTATGGAGTTGGAGCTTTCCTTTTCCTCCTCTCTAGTGAATCATTGCTTATGGGTGTCACCAAATGTATGTGCTTTGGTAGACCTTTATCCCCAGGAAGTGACCGTGCTTGGTCTATTATATATTTCATCTCTTCTTG GATGACGTTTCTGGTAGCTGAAGCTTGTTTAATTGCGGGAGCGACTAAGAACGCATACCACACAAAGTACTTGAGCGCACAAGCCTTCTCGTGTGAATCGTTACGCAAAGGAATTTTCATTGCAGGAGCAGTTTTTACGGTTGCAACTATGATCCTTAATGTCTACTACTACTTCCACTTTACCAAATCTGTCTCTTCTCCGCCTACTCACAAAGCTAACCGCTCCGGTTCAAATATCGGTATGGCTGGTGGCTATGCatag